Part of the Anaerolineales bacterium genome, TCCCGGCGATGATTTGGGGAGGGCCGGGGAGGGGAGGAGTCCGGCTCAGACCTGCGTCAGCCCTACGACTTCCACGGGCAGATGCCGGTTTTCGGTTGTGCCGTCGCCCAACTGCCCATGAAGGTTGTTCCCCCAGCATTTCACTATCCCGGAGTCAGTTAGGACGCATACGTGCATATCGCCGGCCGAGACGGTGGCCACTCCGCCTGAGAATCCGCTGACCGGCACCGGCGCGAAACTGAGATCCCGCGCCGCGGGATCCTCGGCGCCAGTCTGGGTGCCCCAGCAGAAAAGCGCACCCGCACCGGTGACCGCGCAAGCAGTGCCGCCGCCGACGGCGATCGAGACCGCCCCCTCCGCCAAACCAAAGACGTCCACCGGCAGGAAGCTGGATTGTTTCTGCCCCTCGGGCGCGAGTCCGTCGCCGAGTTGGCCGTTTCCCCGCTGGCCCCAGCATTTCACGCCGCCGCGTTCGGTCCGGACGCAGGTGACGGCGAACCCGGCGGCCGCCTCGACGGCGGCTTCCGAAAGCCCCTGGACGTCGGCCGGGACGGGCTGGTAGCGGCCGGCGACGTCGGTATCCGGGTTGCCGAGCTGGCCGCTGCCGTTGAAGCCCCAACAGCGGACGCCGCCGCTTTCGAGCACCGCGCAGGTGTGGGTTCCGCCGGATGCGATCGCGCGCACGCCGCCGTTCAACCCGAGTACGTCCACCGGAACCCGGCTGAGGTTCTGGGTCCCGTCGCCGAGCTGGCCGAAATCATTCTGACCCCAGCACTTCACGCCCCCGGTTTGCGTCAGCGCGCAAGTGTGGCCTCCGCCGGCGGAGATTGCGGCGACGCCGCCGGAAAGACCGGCCACGTCCACGGGATCGGTGCTGGCTTCGCGGGTGTAGTTTCCCAGCTGACCGAAGTTGTTGAGGCCCCAGCATTTCACGCCGCCCGCATCGGTCAGCGCACAGGCGTGTCCGCCGCCGGCGGCGATCGCGGCGATGCCGGCGAGGCCCGCTACGTCCACCGGAGTGCTCTTATTCACCGTGCTCCCGTCGCACACCGAACCCGCGCCCCAGCATTTCACGTTGCCCGCATCGGTGAGGGCGAGGGTGAACCCCCAGCCGGCCGCGATCGAGCGGACGGCCGGCGGCGCCGGCGTCGGTTCGGCGGTCGGCGCGGGGGAGGTGACGGTCGATGCGAGCGGGAGCGGAGCAATCACCGTTTCCACCGCCGGAACGGCGCCCGCGGAACAACCGGAGAGGAAAACCAGCGCCGCGAAGCCCGCGGCGGTAATCCAATTTTTTCGTGCTTTCATTTACTAAACCTCCAATCCATTTTCCTGTGATTTTTTCCGGCGAAGACAGCCGGCTTTCCCGGAAGGACGAAAAAAGTTGTCGATAGCGGTGGAGACCACCCCGGAAGATCTATGAGGTTGCCCCGCGCTTGCAAAGGATTAATGGGTATCCGAACGGAGATTTACCTCCGTTGAGGATTATCAACGCGGACTATGTTCGAGACAGGCGCCCGCGCTTGCCCTCGTGCATCGAGTATGTTCTTGGCGGTCATCCGGCCGCAGAAACCCTCGATTCCCGCTGAAACCGCGCGGGAATGACGAACAACTGACTGCAAGGAATTACCTCCAAGCGCCCTCCAATCTTCTGTAAAAAAGCCCAAAAGCAATCCGGAATGGACGCAACCGCCGTCAGTGCGCTACTTATGTACAGCATTCCGTCAGAAAACTACGTCGAAAGGAATGATCCAGCTTCCCTTGTAGCGCACCGTCAGCGTTTCGACGCGGATCGTGCGCCGTCCGGAGGGAGGAGACGGGTACACGGCGCCGCTTTCAAACTCACCCGGACGGATCAAGCCGCCGCCCTTATAGGGAAGGACGGACTGATCGGCGTCGGTCCAGCTTGCGCCGACGAGATCCTCTGGACCGCGGAAGGTGAAGACAACCGCGATCGAACCGTCCGCGTCGGCGAACCGGGCCGAGGTCACCCGCAGGTCGTATCCCGCCGCTCGCAGAGGTATGCCGAGCCAGAAAGTCCGCCCGGCTTTCGGCGCGGGGCCGAAATCCACGGCGATCGACGCGCCGGCGGGGCGCGCGGCGTCGATCGAATGGATACGCAGCAGGTAGGGGCCCGCGTGCCCTTGCGGGTTGAAGCGCACGGCCCAAACCAAGCGATTCTCCGCTGGCGCGTCCGGATCCGGCGCGGCGAATTCCAGCGGGCACAATCTGCCGGCGTTATCTTGGATTTCCATCCGCGCGAAATCCGCCTCTGCGTAGGTAAAGCGCGCGGGATCCCATGCCAGGCTGCCCTGCAGGTAGTATTCTTCGGGCATCACGACGATCCGTTCGAGCGCGAGCGTCAATCCTTCCCGGAGCAAATCCGAATCCACGAATCCGGGCGACGCGGCGGCCGACGTCGTCTCCAGCACGGGATAGACGGTGGCCTCCCCGCCGGCGGGCCTCAGTGTCATCGTCACGTCCCACGATTCATAAGGGGATTCGGGCGAAGCGCGGAAGGGAAGCCGGAGCACTATTTCGGCCGTGCCCGGCGGAACGGCGGGGAACTCCGCGCGCTCGCGGTAATATGTAAGGTCGGAGCGGCCGGCGCGCAGATCCGCCCAGAGGATTCCGCCGCCGGGGAGCTCCAAAGCGGGGGCGCCGGTGCAATAGGTGCCGGTCTTAAGCCATTGCGATTCGGGCCCGGGACAATCCACTTCATACACCACGACCGTCCGTCCCTCGTCGGCCAGCACCTGGAGAACGTACAGCGAAGCGCCGTCCCGTTCCTCGCGGACCGTATGCTCCAGGATCCGGAATGACTGATCCATGCGCACGAATCCAACGCCGGGGACGTATCCGAGCAGGCTTTGCAGGGCGGCGACGACCTTCTCGGGGCCGATCAGCAGGAGCAGGGCGGCCGCCAGCGCGAGCAGGAGCGCGGCTAAGGTCCACGCAGGCCGGAGCGCGCGGAGGGGGCGGGCGGGGCGCGCGGCTATTGCTTTATGTGCCAGTTCGCTCCGCAGGCGGGCGGCAAATGCCGGATCGGCATCCCGCACCCGCACCGCGGCGCGGATCGCATCTTCCCAGCGGAGGTCCATATTCCGTTCAATCATGGCGGTCCTCCAGGTCCTTTTTCAGACGCTCGACGATGCGGTAGAGGGCTTTCTTCACAGCCTCCTCGCGCTTGCCCACGACGGCGGCCATCTCCGCGAAGGAAAGATCCGCGACGTAGCGCAGGCGGATCAGTTCCTGATCCTCCGCGGAAAGCGATTCGATCCGGATCCGCAGGGAAAGGATGAACTCCTCGTCCCAGCCTCCCGTTTCGTCGGCGTAGAGCGCATCGTTTTCGTCCTCGGGGAGCGGGGCGGGGGATTTGCGGCGGGCGGCATCCAGGACCTTGTTGCGGGCGATGGTGAACAGCCAGGCGGCCGCGCGCCCCTCTTCCCGGTAGCGCGGGTAGGCTTCGAACGCCGTCAGGAAAGTCTGCGAGGCAAGGTCCTCCGCCTCGGGAGCGCTGCGCACCCGGCTGAGGATGTAGCGGTAGACGGGTTGGAGCCAGCGGCCGTAGAGCGCGTCGAAGGATTCCACGGCCGGCGCGCGCGCCGGTGCGGCGGATTCCCCCTTCCCGCGGATTTCCCGGTTCGCCTCCCGCTCTTCCATTAACATTAGCTCCCTTTCCGATGGGATGCGGATCCCATAGGAAATAACGGACGATGGCGGCCGTTCGGGACATTATTCCATGAATTGATCCCGACTTCTGAACCGCCCGTCCCCAACCCTTACCCTGACCCTCCCCCGGATGATCCCTCCCTGCGCTCGGGATGGGTGCCGGGAGATGGGATTCGCGCGGCGGGATTCCTGCCCCTGCCTTTGCGAAGGGGAGGAAGCGAGACGGCCTCGGCGGGAATCCGGCCGGAGACGGACCCGGAATCCAGCGAAAACCGGCGCCGCATCCCCCGACGCAGATCATAGCGAGGGTGTTGGCGAGGGCGGGCGCGGACATGACGCACATCCGACTGCATGGAGTCCTCTCCCAACAGCTTCCAGGCGCTTTTTCCCAGCCCCGGCGCAGAAACAGGGCGGGATTCCCGGCATGCAAAAACCTCTCCCGGATCCTGTACAATATCCGTTGCCGCGCGGCGGAAAAACGCGACACCCGCCGCGCCTGGGAGTTGCCCATGCCCGATACCTGCCGGCCGGTGACGCTGGTGATCTTCGGCGCCACCGGCGACCTGACCGCCAGGAAGCTGATCCCGGCGCTGTTCGCCAACTTCGCCAAGGGCAGGCTGCCGGCTTGCCCGCGGGTGGTCGGCTTCGGTCGCCGCCCGCTCACCGACGAAGATTTCCGCCGGCGGCTGAGCGCGGGCGCGGACGGGAATTCCCCCGCCGCTGCGGATCCGGCGCGCTGGGATGAGTTCCTCCGGCAAGTGTTTTATTTCCGCGGCGAGCTGGATTCGCCCGAATCGTATTCCGCGCTGGAGGAGCATCTGCGAGCGGGGGAGGGCGGATCGGGCGACCGCCTCTACTACCTGGCGACGGGGCCGGATTCTTTCCCACGGATCGTCGAACGGCTCGGGCGGGCGGGCTCGGCCGAAGCGCGGGGCGGGTGGCGGCGGCTGGTGGTGGAGAAGCCGTTCGGCCGGGACCTGGCTTCGGCGCGGGCGCTCAACCGCGCGGTCCACGCGCATTTTCACGAAGAGCAGGTCTACCGGATGGATCATTACCTGGGCAAGGAGACCGCCCAGAACATCCTCTTCTTCCGCTTCGCCAACTCGATCTTCGAGCCGGTGTGGAACGGGCGATTCGTCGATTGCGTGCAGATCACCGCCGCCGAGGACGTGGACGTGGGGCGCCGCGCGCCCTACTACGACAAGGCGGGCGCGGTGCGCGACATGTTCCAGAACCATCTCTTCCAGCTGCTTTCGCTCACGGCGATGGAGCCGCCCAAATCCTTTGCGGCGGACGCCATCCGCGACGAAAAGGCGCGGGTCCTGCGCGCGGTGCGGCCGATCCCGCCGGCGGACACGGTCCGCGGGCAATACGGGGGGTTCTGTTCGGCGGAGGGCGTGGCGCCCGGCTCGCAGACCGAGACCTTCGCGGCCTGGAAGCTGTGGATTGACAACCGGCGTTGGCGCGGCGCACCGTTCTACCTGCGCTCGGGCAAGGCGCTGCGTGAAAAGCGGACCGAGATCGCGGTCGTCTTCCGCCCCACCCCGTTGAAGGTGTTCCGGCTCGAAGGCTGCGGCGAATGCTCGCCCAACATCCTTTGGCTGCTGATCCAGCCCGACGAGGGGATCCATCTGCGCTGGAACGCCAAGGTTCCGGATTCGGGAAAAGACATCCGCGCGGTGGACCTGCATTTTCACTACCGGGATTCCTTCGACGGGGCGCTGCCGGACGCTTACGAACGCCTGCTGCTCGACGCGTTGAAGGGCGACGCTTCGTTGTTTGCGCGCAGCGACGGGATCGAGCTGAGTTGGAAGCTGACGGATCCGGTCCTCGCGGCGTGGGGGCGCGGGGAGGGGCCGCCGCTGGAGGTTTATCCGCGCGGGAGTTGGGGGCCCGCGGCGGCGGACCAGTTGCTGGCGCGCGACGGGCGCGCATGGCGATTGGCCTGCGGAGAATAGGGGCGCCCACGTGATGCGGAAATCCATCGGGGCTGCGTGAATCGAATCGTCGCCAGCGGCTCTGTTCAACATCCCGGCCCTTCGTTCGGCGCCGGGACAGGTGCCCGAAAGCAGCAGTAGGGTGGGGTGGGGATCGCGGTTCACGATCCCCACCCCACCCTAATTTTTCACCCGCACCGATAATTACCCGCCCGTGGTGGAATCTGAGTAAGTCCGCGGACCTTCACCGCAAAGAACCCGGAGCGCGCCACCTGACAGGTGGCAACCTGTCAGGTGACCACCTGTCAGGTGCTCCACCCTCCGCCCCGCCGATCTCCTCCGGAAATCCCGCGAAGGAAAACGCACTCCCAAACGACTATTTAATACGCCTTCATCCCGGCCGAAACCGTTCGCGCGGCGGCCGGAAGTATCCTTTGGAGGAACAGCGAATGGATGGGACATGGAACCGCCTGAGCCGGGGGCTGTGGAGCGTTTTTTTCATCACCCCAGAGGGAAGGATCGGGTTGTTTTGGAGGATCGCGGCCGGCTTGTTTTTCTTCCTGATCGTCGCCGGCCTCTCGCAATCCGCACTCCTGCGCGCCGACGAGAATCCGCTCTTCTCAGAGACCGCCAAGGGGGCGTTGTATCTCGCCGCGGCGGCGGGCGGGATGTTGGCCGCCACCGCGCTGGCGCGGCGGCTCCTGGACCGGCGGCCGTGGCGCGGGATCGGGCTGACTCGGGTCGACCGCGGCTTACCGCTCCTGCTCCTCGGCTGGACCGCCGGCTGCGCGCTGATCGCATTGCTCTTCGCCGTCGAATGCTCGTTCGGCTGGATGCGGATCGAAGGCTTCGGATCCGCGGAAGCGGGGTGGGCAACCGCGCTGGATAAACTTGCCGGCGCGGCGTTGGTTTCCCTCGCGGTCGGGATGACCGAAGAAACCGCCTTCCGCGGGTACCTCTTCCAGAACCTCGGCGAGGAATTCCCCCTTTGGTTCGCCGTGCCCGCCGCCGGTTGCCTCTTCGCGCTCCTTCACGGGAACGCGGGCTGGGGATACTTCCTTGGGGTGTCCCTGATCGGCGCGTTTTTCTGCCTGACGCGCCTGGGGAGCGGATCGCTGTGGTTCGTGATCGGTTTTCACGGGGCGTGGAACTGGGCGCAATCCAAGGTGTTCGGGCTGGGGATGAGCGGGCGGGCGGATCCCTTCTCCCTGCTGCGAATCCGCGAGACCGGGCCGGAAGTATTCCTGGGGCGGGGAGCGGAGATCGAGGGAGGGTTGACCGCCATCGGCCTCATCGCGGCGGCGCTGATCTGCGCTTGGTTCTATGCGCGGCGAAGGCACCCAGGCCTGGGATGGGGAACTCGGTTAAGCGGCGACGGGAATCCGAGTTTTCATGGGCTGCGGAACAAGGCCGATGGTGCGGCCGCTTCGTCCGCCCCGAATCCCTGCGCCCCGCCGCCGGGTGGAGGCGGGCAGGGGCAGATGCGATCTGGGACCGGTCCGGACGCCTTCTCCCAGCCCCATCATAGATGAAGAGTGCCTCATAACCGGTAGCGGGGCGAACCGTGGCCCGTACAGGTCCTGCGCGTGGGTTCCAATTACTGTGGATATCTAAAGGGCGAAGAGTGCGACAGGTAAACGGGACCCCAAGGGTTCCTGCGGCGAGGCAACCCTTAGGGTCGGTATTCATCGTTTTCTCGGGGAGGAGCGGCCTCCGCGTCGGCCCCGGCTGGAACCACCCCCTTTGCGCGGGGGTGAGCGGCGGGACGATCCGCCGCCCCTGCCGGCGGCGCGCTCGGCGGGAGCCGCCGATTCCTCCAATGGCGGGACGAGCGGCGCGTGAAAAGTCGTCTGGTAGAAATCGTCCAGCAGCATCGCCAGCAGGTCCGGCTCCTCGCTCTCGCCCAGCGAGCGCGCCAGCGGCAGGAAGCGCTGCATGCGCTCGGTCTGCAACCGGTCGCGGCTCCGCAGGCGCGCCTCGAGCAGGGTGATGATCCGCTCGGAGACCACCCGCTCGACGTCTGCGTCTTCCGGGACCGGGCGCTGCTGGAGCTGGATGGCGTAGCGCTTGCCGATCCGCTCCAGGTCGCCGAGTTCCGCGCGGTTGACCAGCGAGATGGCGGTCCCGCCGCCCCCGGCCCGGCCCGTGCGCCCGGCGCGGTGGATGTAGGCTTCGGGATCCTCGGGCGGCTCGTACTGGAAGACGTGCGAAAGCTCGGGCAGGTCGATCCCGCGCGCGGCCACGTCGGTGGCCACCAGGAAGCGCAGCGCCCCCTTGCGCACTCGTTCCATCACCCGCTCGCGCTCGGGCTGCGAGAGGTCGGAGGAGAGGTCGTCGGCGTCGTAGCCGAAGCGCTGCAGGACGACGGTGACGTATTCCACCCGCTGCTTGGTGTTGCAGAAGATCAGCGCCGAGATCGGGTTCTCGGTTTCGATGATCCGCACCAGCGAGCGGTCCTTGTCCATCCCGTCGACGACGTAGTAGGCGTGCTCGACCTCGGTGA contains:
- a CDS encoding CPBP family intramembrane metalloprotease, producing MDGTWNRLSRGLWSVFFITPEGRIGLFWRIAAGLFFFLIVAGLSQSALLRADENPLFSETAKGALYLAAAAGGMLAATALARRLLDRRPWRGIGLTRVDRGLPLLLLGWTAGCALIALLFAVECSFGWMRIEGFGSAEAGWATALDKLAGAALVSLAVGMTEETAFRGYLFQNLGEEFPLWFAVPAAGCLFALLHGNAGWGYFLGVSLIGAFFCLTRLGSGSLWFVIGFHGAWNWAQSKVFGLGMSGRADPFSLLRIRETGPEVFLGRGAEIEGGLTAIGLIAAALICAWFYARRRHPGLGWGTRLSGDGNPSFHGLRNKADGAAASSAPNPCAPPPGGGGQGQMRSGTGPDAFSQPHHR
- the zwf gene encoding glucose-6-phosphate dehydrogenase, which translates into the protein MPDTCRPVTLVIFGATGDLTARKLIPALFANFAKGRLPACPRVVGFGRRPLTDEDFRRRLSAGADGNSPAAADPARWDEFLRQVFYFRGELDSPESYSALEEHLRAGEGGSGDRLYYLATGPDSFPRIVERLGRAGSAEARGGWRRLVVEKPFGRDLASARALNRAVHAHFHEEQVYRMDHYLGKETAQNILFFRFANSIFEPVWNGRFVDCVQITAAEDVDVGRRAPYYDKAGAVRDMFQNHLFQLLSLTAMEPPKSFAADAIRDEKARVLRAVRPIPPADTVRGQYGGFCSAEGVAPGSQTETFAAWKLWIDNRRWRGAPFYLRSGKALREKRTEIAVVFRPTPLKVFRLEGCGECSPNILWLLIQPDEGIHLRWNAKVPDSGKDIRAVDLHFHYRDSFDGALPDAYERLLLDALKGDASLFARSDGIELSWKLTDPVLAAWGRGEGPPLEVYPRGSWGPAAADQLLARDGRAWRLACGE
- a CDS encoding sigma-70 family RNA polymerase sigma factor, which produces MLMEEREANREIRGKGESAAPARAPAVESFDALYGRWLQPVYRYILSRVRSAPEAEDLASQTFLTAFEAYPRYREEGRAAAWLFTIARNKVLDAARRKSPAPLPEDENDALYADETGGWDEEFILSLRIRIESLSAEDQELIRLRYVADLSFAEMAAVVGKREEAVKKALYRIVERLKKDLEDRHD
- a CDS encoding DEAD/DEAH box helicase, with amino-acid sequence GYGPQLSALKAGAHLVIGTPGRILDHLLRRSLVLENLDYLIFDEADRMLSMGFYPDMRRVQSYLPPERVSGFMFSATFPPQVIRLAEQFLYKPGFLNLSSDHIHVTEVEHAYYVVDGMDKDRSLVRIIETENPISALIFCNTKQRVEYVTVVLQRFGYDADDLSSDLSQPERERVMERVRKGALRFLVATDVAARGIDLPELSHVFQYEPPEDPEAYIHRAGRTGRAGGGGTAISLVNRAELGDLERIGKRYAIQLQQRPVPEDADVERVVSERIITLLEARLRSRDRLQTERMQRFLPLARSLGESEEPDLLAMLLDDFYQTTFHAPLVPPLEESAAPAERAAGRGGGSSRRSPPRKGGGSSRGRRGGRSSPRKR